In Lachnospiraceae bacterium, one DNA window encodes the following:
- a CDS encoding DUF3842 family protein: MKIVIIDGQGGRMGKAVIEQLKSCYPELELYAIGTNSIATSAMLKAGASYGATGENPVIVNARNADLIIGPIGIVMADSLMGEITAAMATAVSSSSAYKILIPVNRCNHFIAGCQGGSLSDYIRQVCEEVGRHLAI, from the coding sequence ATGAAGATCGTTATTATAGACGGCCAGGGCGGCCGCATGGGAAAAGCTGTGATCGAACAGCTAAAAAGCTGCTATCCTGAACTTGAACTTTACGCTATTGGTACCAACAGCATTGCAACCTCTGCCATGTTAAAAGCCGGTGCCTCATATGGAGCCACCGGCGAAAATCCTGTAATAGTCAATGCCAGAAACGCTGACCTGATCATTGGCCCTATTGGCATTGTTATGGCCGATTCCCTTATGGGAGAGATCACCGCTGCTATGGCCACTGCTGTAAGCTCCAGCAGTGCCTATAAAATACTTATACCTGTTAATCGCTGCAACCACTTTATTGCAGGCTGTCAGGGCGGCAGTTTAAGCGACTATATCCGCCAGGTCTGTGAAGAAGTTGGCAGACATCTGGCGATTTAA
- a CDS encoding ABC transporter ATP-binding protein gives MSHAVIIKNAVKKYGDFTALNGVSLDIKQGEFFTLLGPSGCGKTTLLRMIAGFNTVDGGEICFDDRVINNLEAHKRDIGMVFQNYAIFPHLTVAENVAYGLKAKKCPKDQIPGKVEEALELVQIGKLKDRKPNELSGGQQQRVALARAFVIEPGVLLMDEPLSNLDAKLRVQMRTVIKKLQRRLGITTIYVTHDQEEALAISDRIAVMKEGNIMQVGTPEEIYKKPENTFVAGFIGVSNFVECDVKGDDPGKAVLDIKGECSIICTLKKPFNGKGIISARPEQLFFDDKEGLPGTITISTFLGDFIEYEILLDNGQTVQLNEYTKDVHELRPDGEKVKVNFDIRAVGVYDAATQEVISW, from the coding sequence ATGAGCCATGCAGTGATCATTAAAAATGCCGTGAAAAAATACGGTGATTTTACAGCATTAAACGGGGTAAGCCTTGATATTAAGCAGGGAGAGTTTTTTACCCTTTTAGGGCCGTCCGGATGCGGAAAAACCACTCTTCTGCGTATGATCGCAGGATTTAATACAGTAGACGGAGGTGAGATCTGTTTTGATGACCGGGTGATCAATAATCTAGAGGCTCATAAGAGAGATATTGGTATGGTTTTCCAGAACTATGCTATCTTCCCACATCTGACAGTGGCTGAAAATGTAGCATATGGCTTGAAAGCGAAGAAGTGTCCTAAAGATCAGATTCCCGGAAAAGTGGAAGAAGCTCTGGAACTGGTACAGATCGGCAAATTAAAGGACAGAAAGCCAAATGAGCTTTCAGGCGGACAGCAGCAGCGGGTAGCCCTGGCAAGAGCTTTTGTTATTGAACCGGGAGTTCTGTTAATGGATGAACCGCTGTCAAATCTGGATGCAAAGCTGCGGGTACAGATGAGAACCGTTATTAAGAAACTGCAGCGCCGTCTGGGGATCACTACCATCTATGTAACCCATGACCAGGAAGAGGCACTGGCAATTTCCGACCGGATCGCTGTTATGAAGGAAGGAAATATTATGCAGGTGGGAACTCCGGAGGAAATCTATAAAAAGCCGGAAAATACTTTTGTAGCCGGATTTATCGGCGTTTCCAATTTCGTAGAGTGTGATGTTAAAGGGGATGATCCAGGTAAGGCAGTTCTGGATATTAAGGGAGAATGCTCTATTATCTGTACTTTAAAAAAGCCATTTAATGGTAAAGGCATCATTTCCGCAAGACCGGAGCAGCTGTTTTTTGATGATAAAGAGGGACTGCCGGGAACTATTACCATTTCCACATTCCTGGGAGATTTTATTGAATATGAGATCCTGTTGGATAATGGACAGACTGTACAGTTAAATGAGTATACAAAGGATGTACATGAGCTGCGCCCGGACGGTGAAAAAGTAAAGGTAAACTTTGATATCCGCGCCGTAGGCGTATACGATGCAGCGACCCAGGAGGTGATATCATGGTAA
- a CDS encoding ABC transporter substrate-binding protein, which produces MKKRFVAASLAAMMVLSMTACGGGNTATTAAPAETKAEETTAAEAKEESKEEAKESEATAEKAPEDYTGTVVVYSPHDADPLNAGVNLFMEKYPNVKVEVVAAGTGELCNRIAAESANPIADVLWGGGADSLAAFKDYFAPYVCANDDVIAEEYKDPDDKWIGESPLPMVLFYNKDLIEKDGMTIPESWEDLTKPEWKGKIAYCLPSKSGSAYTQLCTMILGHGGKEDGWDFIKKLYDNLDGKIVDSSGKCHKMVADGEFYVGLTLEKAAVQYKDDPSVGFVYPKDGTSAVPDGVALVKGCPNEENAKLFIDFVTSKECQTEQSENWGRRPVRSDMDVAEGLAKLSDLVLVDYDFDWAANEKESIIEHFNDIMVN; this is translated from the coding sequence ATGAAGAAAAGATTTGTAGCAGCGTCACTGGCAGCCATGATGGTACTGAGTATGACAGCGTGTGGAGGCGGAAATACCGCTACTACTGCAGCACCGGCAGAGACCAAGGCAGAGGAAACAACAGCAGCAGAGGCTAAGGAAGAGTCTAAGGAAGAAGCAAAAGAGTCTGAAGCAACAGCAGAGAAAGCTCCGGAAGATTACACCGGTACAGTAGTTGTGTATTCTCCTCATGATGCAGACCCGTTAAATGCAGGTGTGAACCTGTTTATGGAGAAGTATCCAAATGTTAAGGTAGAAGTAGTAGCAGCCGGAACTGGAGAGCTTTGCAACCGTATTGCAGCTGAGTCTGCTAATCCGATTGCTGATGTACTCTGGGGCGGAGGTGCTGACTCACTGGCTGCATTTAAGGATTATTTTGCACCATATGTGTGCGCAAATGATGATGTGATCGCAGAAGAGTATAAGGATCCAGATGACAAGTGGATTGGTGAAAGCCCACTGCCAATGGTACTGTTTTACAATAAAGATCTGATCGAAAAAGACGGAATGACCATTCCTGAGTCCTGGGAAGATCTGACAAAGCCTGAGTGGAAGGGAAAAATTGCATACTGCCTGCCATCTAAATCCGGTTCTGCATATACCCAGTTATGTACTATGATCCTGGGACATGGCGGTAAGGAAGATGGATGGGATTTCATCAAGAAACTGTATGACAACCTGGATGGAAAGATCGTTGATTCTTCAGGTAAGTGCCATAAGATGGTAGCTGATGGTGAGTTCTATGTAGGGCTTACTCTTGAAAAAGCAGCTGTTCAGTACAAGGATGATCCTTCAGTTGGATTTGTATATCCAAAGGATGGAACCAGTGCAGTTCCTGATGGTGTAGCTCTTGTTAAGGGATGCCCGAACGAAGAGAACGCAAAATTGTTCATTGACTTTGTAACTTCCAAAGAGTGCCAGACAGAGCAGAGTGAAAACTGGGGCCGTCGTCCTGTAAGAAGTGATATGGACGTTGCAGAGGGGCTGGCAAAGCTCAGCGACCTGGTATTGGTTGATTATGATTTTGACTGGGCTGCAAATGAAAAAGAGTCCATTATTGAACACTTTAATGATATTATGGTGAATTGA
- a CDS encoding aminotransferase class I/II-fold pyridoxal phosphate-dependent enzyme yields the protein MKKEELLIERLKKYRKSDMYPFHMPGHKRAKGIKLSFPDPFSVDITEIDGFDNLHHAEGILKDSMEWASCLYGSDRTWYLVNGSTCGLLSAISAAVSHGGKILVSRNCHKAVYHGIYLNHLEAVYVYPQPVPGLGIQGGILPEDVEKALKEEPDIQAVLMVSPTYDGIVSDVKAIADVAHKAGIPLIVDEAHGAHFAYGDAFPKSALELGADAVIQSVHKTLPSLTQTALLHVKNNRPDGGCYLDIKKIERYLQIYQSSSPSYVLMASIENSIFLMDQYRKEGKVAEFEADLLKIRKKLEKMKYLRLVEENLVGTAGISDVDISKIVVSVRGSGLTGEMLSRILREKYHLEMEMCGADYVTAIAAIGDSKKGLKHLKKALLEIDKNLEKSGKTCNNEPEDNVYSRHAMQVMPVFKAIDGEKETVSLRESSGRICGEFAYIYPPGIPLLAPGERITEEILETLQDYIEKDLPVQGLEDTDLFTIQVMASSGDMSI from the coding sequence GTGAAAAAAGAGGAACTTCTCATTGAACGTTTAAAAAAGTACCGGAAATCAGATATGTATCCTTTTCATATGCCGGGACATAAGAGGGCAAAGGGAATTAAACTATCCTTTCCAGATCCATTTTCGGTGGATATAACAGAAATTGACGGCTTTGACAATCTCCATCATGCAGAGGGGATCTTAAAAGATTCTATGGAATGGGCATCATGCCTTTACGGTTCTGACCGTACATGGTATCTTGTAAATGGAAGTACCTGCGGGCTGCTGTCTGCCATTAGCGCAGCGGTTTCCCATGGAGGAAAGATACTGGTCAGCCGAAATTGCCATAAGGCTGTGTATCACGGAATTTATTTAAACCATCTGGAGGCAGTTTATGTTTATCCACAACCGGTCCCAGGATTGGGGATACAGGGAGGTATTTTGCCAGAAGATGTGGAAAAGGCATTAAAAGAGGAGCCGGATATTCAGGCTGTGCTGATGGTTTCTCCTACGTATGACGGGATTGTTTCAGATGTGAAAGCAATCGCAGATGTTGCCCATAAAGCAGGAATTCCTCTGATTGTAGATGAGGCTCATGGTGCGCATTTTGCTTATGGAGATGCATTTCCAAAGTCAGCCCTTGAACTGGGGGCAGATGCAGTGATCCAGAGTGTGCATAAAACACTGCCAAGTCTGACCCAGACAGCTTTGCTCCATGTTAAAAATAACAGGCCGGATGGAGGATGCTATCTGGACATTAAAAAGATAGAGCGGTATCTTCAGATCTACCAGAGCAGCAGTCCTTCTTATGTGCTTATGGCGTCCATTGAGAACAGCATTTTTCTTATGGATCAGTATAGAAAAGAAGGTAAAGTGGCTGAATTTGAAGCTGATTTGCTTAAAATACGGAAAAAACTGGAAAAAATGAAATACCTGCGCCTGGTGGAAGAGAATCTGGTAGGAACAGCAGGAATTTCTGATGTGGATATTTCCAAGATCGTTGTTTCAGTAAGAGGCAGCGGGCTTACCGGGGAAATGCTTTCCCGGATCTTAAGGGAAAAATATCATCTGGAAATGGAAATGTGCGGTGCCGATTACGTAACAGCCATTGCAGCTATTGGAGACAGCAAAAAGGGGCTGAAGCATCTGAAAAAGGCGTTGCTGGAAATTGATAAAAATCTGGAAAAATCTGGAAAAACCTGCAATAATGAGCCTGAGGATAATGTTTACAGCCGCCATGCAATGCAGGTAATGCCTGTTTTTAAAGCAATAGATGGGGAAAAAGAAACAGTGTCTTTAAGAGAAAGCAGCGGCCGCATTTGTGGAGAATTTGCCTATATTTATCCACCGGGTATTCCGCTTTTAGCACCGGGAGAGCGGATCACAGAAGAAATACTGGAAACATTACAGGATTATATAGAAAAAGATTTGCCGGTCCAGGGACTGGAAGATACGGATCTTTTCACTATACAGGTAATGGCATCGTCAGGTGACATGTCCATTTGA
- a CDS encoding DNA topology modulation protein FlaR, with protein sequence MKIAVIGYTGSGKSVLAAKLGKIIGCPVLHLDKLQFEAGWKERGEAEGKMLCEQFLEENKDRGWVIDGNYEKFCQKRRMKEADLIIFMDYPRWICLWQALRRYYRYKGHTRKSMADGCVEKMDKEFILWILKNGRSQEKKEGYKQVSEHYPDKFIQVRNRRQLRAAVIRLLQLQNEKGLYAGTGSRKR encoded by the coding sequence ATGAAAATTGCAGTGATCGGATATACAGGCTCCGGAAAATCGGTGCTGGCAGCAAAACTGGGTAAGATAATTGGCTGTCCGGTACTCCATTTAGACAAACTTCAGTTTGAAGCAGGCTGGAAGGAGCGGGGGGAAGCAGAAGGAAAAATGCTTTGTGAGCAGTTTTTAGAGGAAAATAAAGATCGTGGCTGGGTCATTGATGGAAATTATGAAAAATTCTGCCAGAAAAGGCGTATGAAAGAAGCAGACCTGATCATTTTTATGGATTATCCAAGATGGATCTGCCTGTGGCAGGCGTTGCGCCGTTATTACAGATACAAGGGCCATACCAGAAAAAGCATGGCAGATGGCTGTGTAGAAAAGATGGATAAAGAATTTATCTTATGGATCCTGAAAAATGGACGCAGCCAGGAAAAGAAAGAAGGATATAAGCAGGTGAGTGAACACTATCCGGATAAATTCATTCAGGTAAGAAATCGCCGGCAGCTGCGGGCAGCTGTGATCCGTCTTTTACAGCTGCAGAATGAAAAAGGGCTTTATGCGGGAACCGGGAGCAGAAAAAGGTGA
- a CDS encoding iron ABC transporter permease, with protein MVSSGKKLDFWFWVKVAVVGFMLVFLIYPFCTLITRSFFSTKVDGFTFENYIRFFTKKYYYSALGRSIFVSVVTTVTTLIVGVPIAYVMSRYNVWGKQFIHIFIIMSLMSPPFIGAYSWIMLFGRSGLVTNMFSQFGIHLPSIYGKLGIILVFTFKLFPYVYLYTSGAMGSIDSSLEEAAENLGSNKLRRLWTITLPVVLPSIAAGAIMVFMTSLADFGTPMLIGEGYMVLPVLVYNEYMSEIGGNAHLASALSVVVVFCSTTVLLVQKHFATKKNYVMTAMRPPKEEELHGVKRFLATFPVMLVTFIGILPQIVVIVSSFIKSDFTGFKKGFSLGSYITIFNRLWTNIRNTFVFSTIAIVFIIIIGMLISYIVVRQKGFAGQLMDLLIMFPFVIPGAVLGISLIVAFNKEPVILTGTAVIMIIAFVVRKLPYTVRSGSAFLQQMDPSVEEASISLGVSPMQTFVKVTARLMAPGVLSGAILSWITCINELSSSVMLYGGKTSTISVAIYTEVVRNSFGTAAALASILTVSTVISLLIFLKVSKGKVSIV; from the coding sequence ATGGTAAGTTCTGGAAAAAAGTTAGACTTCTGGTTCTGGGTGAAAGTGGCAGTTGTGGGATTTATGCTGGTATTTCTGATCTATCCCTTCTGTACCCTGATCACCCGAAGTTTTTTCTCAACCAAGGTAGACGGTTTTACTTTTGAAAACTACATCAGGTTTTTTACAAAGAAATATTATTATTCCGCTTTAGGAAGAAGTATTTTTGTATCCGTGGTCACAACGGTTACAACGCTGATCGTAGGCGTTCCTATTGCCTATGTAATGTCACGGTATAATGTATGGGGCAAGCAGTTCATCCATATTTTTATTATCATGAGCCTTATGAGTCCGCCATTTATCGGTGCGTATAGCTGGATCATGCTTTTTGGACGTTCTGGACTGGTAACAAATATGTTTTCCCAGTTTGGTATCCACCTTCCAAGCATTTACGGAAAACTGGGTATTATCCTGGTATTTACCTTTAAGTTGTTTCCTTATGTGTATCTGTATACATCCGGTGCTATGGGAAGTATTGACTCCAGCCTGGAAGAGGCAGCAGAGAACCTGGGAAGCAATAAGCTTCGCAGACTGTGGACTATTACACTGCCGGTCGTCCTTCCGTCTATTGCAGCTGGCGCGATCATGGTATTTATGACCAGCCTGGCAGACTTTGGTACTCCAATGCTCATCGGTGAAGGTTATATGGTACTTCCGGTTCTTGTATACAACGAGTACATGAGTGAGATCGGCGGAAATGCCCATCTGGCAAGTGCCCTTTCTGTAGTGGTGGTATTCTGTTCTACTACAGTCCTTCTGGTGCAGAAGCATTTTGCTACAAAGAAGAATTATGTAATGACTGCCATGCGCCCGCCAAAGGAAGAAGAACTTCACGGAGTAAAGCGTTTCCTGGCAACATTCCCGGTTATGCTGGTTACATTTATAGGTATCCTTCCTCAGATCGTAGTCATTGTCAGCAGCTTTATTAAGAGTGATTTTACAGGATTTAAGAAGGGCTTCAGTCTGGGAAGCTATATTACTATTTTTAATCGTCTGTGGACCAATATCCGCAATACATTTGTATTTTCAACCATTGCTATTGTATTTATCATCATCATAGGTATGTTGATCTCCTATATCGTTGTGCGGCAGAAGGGCTTTGCAGGACAGTTAATGGATCTGCTGATCATGTTCCCGTTTGTAATTCCAGGCGCTGTTCTTGGTATCAGCCTGATCGTAGCGTTTAACAAGGAACCGGTGATCCTTACAGGTACAGCAGTGATCATGATCATCGCCTTTGTTGTACGAAAACTGCCTTATACAGTACGCTCCGGCAGTGCTTTTTTGCAGCAGATGGATCCAAGTGTAGAAGAAGCTTCTATCAGCCTTGGGGTATCGCCTATGCAGACCTTTGTTAAGGTAACAGCAAGATTAATGGCACCTGGTGTATTATCCGGCGCTATTTTAAGCTGGATCACCTGTATCAATGAGCTGTCTTCCAGCGTTATGCTTTACGGCGGCAAGACAAGTACCATTTCTGTAGCTATTTATACAGAGGTTGTAAGAAACAGCTTTGGTACAGCGGCAGCGCTGGCATCGATCCTTACTGTCAGTACAGTTATTTCCCTGCTTATCTTCCTGAAGGTAAGTAAAGGTAAGGTATCCATTGTTTAA
- a CDS encoding NAD(P)-dependent oxidoreductase, with translation MLKKIGFIGVGIMGKSMVRNLMKAGYEVSIYTRTKSKVEDVIAEGAAWCDTVADCSKGKDVVITIVGYPKDVEEVYFGENGILENADKGTYLIDMTTTSPKLDQQIYEEAKKRGLHGLDAPVTGGDSGAKAGTLTILAGGDKEDFDTCLPVFEAMGKDINYEGKSGNGQHTKMCNQIAIAGALAGACEAMVYAKNAGLDVDVMLKSISTGAAGSAQMNNVASKAAKDDYAPGFFLKHFIKDMGIADEEASERGTRLDVLEDVLGICKKLENEGMGDLGTQALIKHYKW, from the coding sequence ATGTTAAAGAAAATTGGATTTATTGGCGTTGGCATTATGGGAAAATCTATGGTGCGCAATCTGATGAAGGCTGGTTATGAGGTTTCTATTTATACCAGAACAAAGTCAAAGGTGGAAGATGTGATCGCAGAGGGCGCTGCATGGTGTGATACAGTTGCAGACTGCTCCAAAGGAAAAGATGTGGTCATTACCATTGTTGGTTATCCTAAGGATGTTGAAGAGGTATACTTCGGGGAAAATGGTATCCTTGAAAATGCAGATAAAGGCACATATTTGATCGATATGACAACCACGAGCCCGAAGCTGGATCAGCAGATATACGAAGAGGCAAAGAAACGTGGTCTCCATGGCTTAGATGCCCCTGTAACCGGCGGTGACAGTGGCGCAAAGGCGGGAACACTGACTATTTTAGCAGGCGGCGATAAAGAGGACTTTGATACCTGTCTGCCTGTATTTGAGGCAATGGGAAAGGACATCAACTACGAAGGAAAGTCAGGAAACGGACAGCACACCAAGATGTGCAACCAGATCGCCATTGCAGGTGCTTTAGCAGGTGCATGTGAGGCTATGGTCTACGCAAAGAATGCAGGACTGGATGTAGATGTAATGCTTAAATCTATTTCCACCGGTGCAGCTGGAAGCGCCCAGATGAACAATGTAGCTTCCAAGGCAGCAAAAGATGATTATGCGCCGGGCTTTTTCTTAAAACATTTTATCAAGGATATGGGCATTGCAGATGAGGAAGCATCTGAAAGAGGAACCAGGTTAGATGTATTAGAGGATGTTCTTGGAATCTGTAAAAAACTGGAAAATGAAGGCATGGGAGATCTGGGAACCCAGGCTCTGATCAAGCATTATAAGTGGTAA
- the thrS gene encoding threonine--tRNA ligase, with protein sequence MKIILPDGSVEEAKDELRAIRHTASHVLAQAVKRLYPETKLAIGPAIDDGFYYDFDREGGFTPDDLEKLEAEMKKIVKENLALKPFVLPRDEAIKFMQEKGEPYKVELIEDLPEGETISFYQQGDFVDLCAGPHILYTKGIKAFKLTSIAGAYWRGSEKNKMLTRIYGTAFAKKEDLESYLTMMEEAKKRDHRKLGKELGLFMFAEEGPGFPFFLPKGMTLKNTLIDYWREIHLREGYQEVSTPVILSRKLWETSGHWDHYKENMYTTVIDDEDYAIKPMNCPGGMLVYKSQPRSYRDLPLRVGELGLVHRHEKSGQLHGLMRVRCFTQDDAHIFMTQDQITDEIKGVTRLINEVYSQFGFDYFVELSTRPEDSMGSDEDWEMATNGLRNALDEMGLKYIVNEGDGAFYGPKIDFHLRDSIGRTWQCGTIQLDFQLPQRFEAEYVAEDGTKKRPIMIHRVCFGSIERFIGILIEHFAGKFPVWLAPVQVKVIPVSEKSMEYAQGVYDQLKAAGIRTELDRKDEKVGYKIRQAQLEKVPFMLVLGEKEAAEGKITVRSRDKGDLGVADLSTFIADVKKMTETREK encoded by the coding sequence ATGAAGATTATTTTACCAGACGGAAGTGTTGAAGAAGCAAAAGACGAATTAAGAGCCATTCGCCACACTGCTTCCCATGTACTGGCACAGGCAGTAAAGAGACTGTATCCGGAGACCAAGCTGGCGATCGGACCGGCAATTGATGATGGATTTTACTATGACTTTGACAGAGAAGGTGGATTTACTCCGGATGATCTGGAAAAGTTAGAGGCTGAAATGAAGAAGATCGTTAAGGAGAACCTGGCATTAAAGCCATTCGTTCTGCCTAGAGACGAAGCTATTAAATTTATGCAGGAAAAAGGAGAGCCTTATAAGGTAGAGCTGATCGAGGATCTTCCAGAAGGTGAGACTATCAGCTTCTATCAGCAGGGTGACTTTGTAGATCTGTGTGCAGGACCACATATTCTTTATACAAAGGGCATTAAAGCATTTAAGCTGACCAGCATTGCAGGTGCTTACTGGAGAGGCAGCGAGAAGAATAAGATGCTGACCAGAATCTATGGTACTGCATTTGCAAAGAAAGAAGATCTGGAAAGCTATCTGACCATGATGGAAGAGGCTAAGAAGCGTGATCATAGAAAACTGGGCAAAGAGCTGGGATTGTTCATGTTCGCAGAAGAAGGACCTGGTTTCCCATTCTTCCTTCCAAAGGGCATGACTTTAAAGAATACACTGATAGATTACTGGCGTGAGATCCACTTAAGAGAGGGATATCAGGAAGTTTCTACTCCTGTTATCTTAAGCCGTAAGCTGTGGGAGACCTCTGGTCACTGGGATCATTACAAAGAGAACATGTATACAACTGTTATTGATGATGAGGACTACGCTATTAAGCCAATGAACTGTCCAGGCGGTATGTTGGTGTATAAGTCCCAGCCTCGTTCCTACCGTGACCTGCCATTAAGAGTTGGTGAGTTAGGTCTGGTACATCGTCATGAGAAGAGCGGACAGCTTCATGGCCTGATGCGTGTACGCTGCTTCACCCAGGATGATGCACATATCTTCATGACCCAGGATCAGATCACTGACGAGATCAAGGGCGTTACAAGACTGATCAACGAAGTTTACTCTCAGTTTGGATTTGATTATTTCGTAGAGCTTTCTACCAGACCAGAAGATTCCATGGGATCTGATGAAGATTGGGAGATGGCAACAAACGGCCTGAGAAACGCACTGGATGAAATGGGCTTAAAGTACATTGTAAATGAAGGAGACGGCGCATTCTACGGACCTAAGATCGACTTCCATTTAAGAGACTCTATCGGACGTACCTGGCAGTGCGGTACTATCCAGCTTGATTTCCAGCTTCCGCAGCGTTTTGAGGCTGAGTACGTGGCTGAAGATGGTACAAAGAAGCGTCCTATTATGATCCACCGTGTATGCTTTGGTTCTATTGAGCGTTTCATTGGTATCCTGATCGAGCATTTTGCAGGTAAGTTCCCTGTATGGCTGGCTCCTGTTCAGGTTAAGGTTATTCCTGTATCAGAAAAGTCCATGGAATATGCCCAGGGTGTGTATGATCAGTTAAAAGCAGCTGGTATCCGTACAGAGTTAGACCGTAAGGATGAGAAGGTTGGATACAAGATCCGTCAGGCTCAGTTAGAGAAAGTTCCGTTCATGCTGGTATTAGGTGAGAAGGAAGCAGCAGAAGGCAAGATCACTGTAAGAAGCCGTGACAAGGGCGATCTTGGTGTTGCTGATCTTAGCACATTTATCGCAGATGTTAAGAAAATGACTGAAACAAGAGAGAAATAA
- a CDS encoding transposase, which produces MRFAAEQRRDQALSEVAGLRRENSELKDQLEKTEGQNKKLLAQLNRDYENSSIPSSQSRNRRKISNNRERTGRKPGAQPGHAHHGRKKQEATQTVHLPAPKIVAEDPDFKKTQKIITKQLVSIEMILHVTEYQADVYRNSKTGEKVHAAFPAGVVDDVNYDGSIKSLLFLLNTDCAVSIDKSQRFLSDLTGGKLKISRGMINKLCREFSSKTETERKKIFADLLSCPVLHTDCTNARVNGESAYVFVCASSDEEKVLYFAREKKGHEGVKGTVTEDFRGILVHDHEITFYRYGSAHQECLAHVERYLKDSMENESSLTWNRRMRELLQRMIHYRKEHTGEASLDAQTVAGFETEYQEILDKAKEEYKRNEPSPYYREGYNLYRRMQEYKTEHLLFLHDMRVPTTNNTAERCLRDYKRKQTFAMTFRSLESIEELCHSKGVLLEVRKNNPNIYTAVMEIFNRRYGA; this is translated from the coding sequence ATGCGCTTTGCCGCAGAACAACGCCGTGATCAGGCATTGTCTGAGGTCGCTGGACTGCGCCGTGAAAACAGTGAGCTAAAGGATCAGCTGGAAAAAACAGAGGGACAGAATAAGAAACTTCTGGCACAGTTGAACCGTGATTATGAAAATTCCTCCATTCCGTCATCACAATCAAGAAACCGTCGAAAAATATCCAACAATCGTGAACGCACTGGAAGAAAACCCGGAGCGCAGCCAGGGCACGCCCATCATGGAAGGAAAAAGCAGGAAGCAACTCAGACTGTACATCTGCCTGCGCCCAAAATTGTGGCAGAGGATCCGGATTTCAAAAAAACACAGAAGATCATAACCAAACAGCTTGTTTCCATTGAAATGATTCTTCATGTAACGGAATATCAGGCAGATGTATATCGTAACTCCAAGACGGGAGAAAAAGTCCATGCAGCTTTTCCCGCAGGAGTGGTTGATGATGTGAACTATGATGGCAGCATCAAGTCACTTTTATTTCTGTTAAATACAGACTGTGCAGTTTCCATTGATAAAAGCCAGCGCTTTCTCTCTGATTTGACAGGTGGAAAGCTGAAAATTTCCAGAGGAATGATCAATAAACTCTGCCGTGAGTTTTCTTCCAAAACAGAAACAGAACGGAAAAAAATCTTTGCAGACCTGCTGTCCTGCCCGGTTCTGCATACAGACTGTACAAATGCCCGCGTAAACGGAGAAAGCGCCTATGTATTTGTCTGCGCATCTTCAGATGAGGAAAAGGTACTTTACTTTGCCCGTGAGAAAAAGGGGCATGAAGGCGTAAAGGGAACTGTAACAGAAGATTTCCGGGGGATTCTGGTACACGATCATGAAATTACTTTTTACCGTTATGGAAGCGCTCATCAGGAATGCCTTGCGCATGTAGAACGGTATCTGAAAGACAGCATGGAAAATGAGTCATCCCTTACCTGGAACCGGCGAATGAGAGAACTGCTCCAACGAATGATACATTACCGGAAAGAACATACTGGTGAAGCATCGTTAGACGCTCAAACAGTAGCTGGCTTTGAGACAGAGTATCAGGAAATCCTGGACAAAGCCAAAGAAGAATACAAACGTAATGAGCCAAGCCCGTATTACCGCGAAGGCTACAACTTATATCGCCGGATGCAGGAATATAAAACAGAGCATCTTCTTTTCCTGCATGACATGAGGGTGCCAACCACAAACAATACCGCAGAACGCTGTTTGAGAGATTATAAACGAAAACAGACTTTTGCAATGACATTTCGAAGCCTTGAAAGTATCGAAGAATTATGTCATAGCAAGGGTGTGCTGCTTGAAGTACGAAAAAACAACCCCAACATTTATACCGCTGTCATGGAAATCTTTAACAGAAGATATGGAGCCTGA